A single genomic interval of Candidatus Bathyarchaeum sp. harbors:
- a CDS encoding UPF0280 family protein — protein MTNKKLFKQAFRYKESDCTIVSDKKAGIEIAKTSIKRNLQLLEDYIKKNSRFLFSLAPVPVTECPEVVLLMAQAAEKAKVGPMAAVAGVIADLAVKDMVDCGCKVAVVEDGGEAYAVSNQLIDVGFAAGHEPLSKEMGFRLKQFPVGVATSSGKFSHAFSFGDADAVTVFAVNAGLADAAATAVANLISGDDVESTIKKGVNVALSIEGVHGVFILYREIVGKGGQVPDIIKLTPPSN, from the coding sequence ATGACAAATAAAAAACTCTTCAAACAGGCTTTTCGCTACAAAGAATCAGACTGCACAATAGTTTCAGACAAAAAAGCCGGAATCGAAATCGCAAAAACTTCAATCAAACGTAATCTGCAGTTGCTTGAAGATTACATCAAAAAAAATTCCCGTTTTCTTTTTTCTCTTGCTCCTGTCCCTGTAACAGAATGTCCTGAAGTTGTCCTTTTAATGGCACAAGCCGCAGAAAAAGCCAAAGTGGGACCAATGGCTGCGGTTGCAGGAGTTATTGCTGATTTAGCAGTAAAGGATATGGTTGATTGTGGATGCAAAGTCGCTGTAGTAGAAGATGGCGGCGAAGCCTACGCAGTGTCAAACCAGCTAATTGATGTGGGTTTTGCAGCAGGACACGAACCCCTTTCTAAAGAAATGGGCTTTAGACTCAAACAGTTCCCCGTGGGGGTGGCAACCAGTTCGGGCAAGTTCAGTCATGCTTTCAGTTTTGGCGACGCTGATGCAGTAACCGTTTTTGCTGTTAATGCCGGATTGGCAGATGCAGCTGCTACTGCTGTTGCAAACCTGATATCTGGAGATGACGTAGAATCCACCATCAAAAAAGGCGTAAACGTAGCTTTGAGCATTGAGGGTGTTCACGGTGTTTTCATTTTGTATCGTGAAATTGTGGGAAAAGGTGGCCAAGTCCCCGACATAATAAAACTCACCCCCCCTAGCAACTAG